A DNA window from Paraclostridium bifermentans contains the following coding sequences:
- a CDS encoding DUF4097 family beta strand repeat-containing protein encodes MNKKITIFAVILIAIGIIGTISSSIAAVPFATNYINECAKKASEKVTIYEKKVDIKQLDIDTKNINVEVKKSNSDKLKIVQVGILNNNTLTIDNKENRFDIKQNEENRHIDLEVQGFGDAVINMMNLGSNKIIVYVPNNVDIQAKTRYGDLIITDKDVLNERVTFSTEYSQITLPKEVKSLENLTISSNGDINLKASEILGIKNINISTTAGVYLQSMPDDVFIENIENFIPETFNIIATKYSPSINIESTVPIAKKLNIDNKNGMTYLDLPTDKYNIEFNLDASENISFEDEQDNNQEPMKKFNGTIKQNEENQNKYNVDIKSQIINIRNI; translated from the coding sequence ATGAATAAAAAAATAACTATATTTGCAGTTATATTGATTGCTATAGGAATTATAGGTACTATATCATCATCGATAGCTGCAGTACCATTTGCAACTAACTATATAAATGAATGTGCAAAAAAAGCAAGTGAAAAAGTTACAATATATGAAAAGAAAGTTGACATAAAACAATTAGACATAGACACTAAGAACATAAATGTAGAAGTTAAAAAAAGTAACTCTGACAAACTTAAAATTGTTCAAGTAGGTATTTTAAATAATAATACACTAACTATAGATAACAAAGAAAACAGATTTGATATAAAACAGAATGAAGAAAATAGACATATAGATTTGGAAGTTCAGGGATTTGGTGATGCTGTAATAAATATGATGAACCTAGGTTCAAATAAAATAATTGTGTATGTTCCAAATAATGTAGATATACAAGCGAAAACTAGATATGGAGATCTAATTATAACGGATAAGGATGTATTAAATGAAAGAGTAACTTTTTCAACTGAATACAGTCAAATAACATTACCAAAAGAAGTTAAAAGTTTAGAGAACTTAACTATAAGTTCAAATGGAGATATAAATCTAAAAGCTAGTGAAATATTAGGAATAAAGAATATAAATATAAGTACTACTGCAGGAGTATATTTACAATCTATGCCTGATGATGTATTTATTGAAAATATAGAAAACTTTATACCAGAAACATTTAATATAATAGCAACAAAATATTCACCTAGTATAAACATAGAATCTACAGTTCCTATTGCAAAAAAATTAAATATAGACAATAAAAATGGGATGACGTATTTAGATTTACCTACGGATAAATATAATATAGAATTTAATTTAGATGCCTCTGAGAATATATCATTTGAAGATGAACAAGATAATAATCAGGAACCTATGAAAAAATTTAATGGAACTATAAAACAAAATGAAGAAAATCAAAATAAATATAATGTAGATATAAAATCACAAATAATAAATATTAGAAATATTTAA
- a CDS encoding DUF1700 domain-containing protein, producing MNKREFLEILKDYLSNHFSDDEVNDILRDYEEYFIDGEIEGKSDLQIIESLGSPKSIVRDLVGEMKESKINNSNKKFDKFYDGVNKVKIRLKDSYYKTKDVINNKLTPNLKNDDEGLSTKLIKVLLACLSFGLMCIWVLFILMMASAGLTIGALNIAFIALLGTSGPLLGLDSSVAALIVFSSIGIIGLDILVIQVYLYIMKLGKKIYKQYINWLRNKKKYIHAKENKINYKGDDIDE from the coding sequence TTGAATAAAAGAGAATTTTTAGAAATATTAAAAGACTATTTATCTAATCACTTTTCTGATGATGAGGTCAATGATATATTAAGAGATTATGAAGAATACTTTATAGATGGAGAAATAGAAGGAAAAAGTGACTTACAAATTATAGAATCCTTAGGATCACCTAAATCTATAGTTAGAGATTTAGTAGGAGAGATGAAAGAAAGCAAAATTAATAATAGTAACAAAAAATTTGATAAATTTTATGACGGTGTAAACAAAGTCAAAATAAGATTAAAAGACAGTTACTATAAAACTAAAGATGTTATAAATAATAAGTTAACTCCAAATTTAAAAAATGATGATGAGGGATTATCAACTAAACTTATAAAAGTACTACTAGCTTGTTTGAGTTTTGGATTAATGTGTATTTGGGTTTTATTTATATTAATGATGGCAAGTGCAGGATTAACTATTGGGGCATTAAACATAGCATTTATTGCGTTATTAGGAACTTCAGGACCATTGCTTGGACTGGACAGCTCTGTAGCTGCACTTATAGTATTTTCTAGTATAGGAATTATAGGGCTTGATATATTAGTAATACAGGTTTATTTATATATTATGAAGTTAGGAAAAAAAATATATAAGCAATATATAAACTGGTTAAGAAATAAGAAAAAATATATACATGCAAAAGAAAACAAAATAAATTATAAAGGAGATGATATAGATGAATAA
- a CDS encoding PadR family transcriptional regulator produces MNTQFKKGVLEICVLALISKKDMYGYEIVQNISKVIEVNEGTIYPLLRRLTKEGYFETYILESNEGPARKYYKITGLGKENLISLIKEWKNFTNAVDYLINLD; encoded by the coding sequence ATGAATACACAATTCAAAAAAGGTGTTTTAGAGATATGTGTTCTAGCTCTTATATCTAAAAAAGATATGTATGGATATGAAATAGTTCAAAACATTTCTAAGGTTATAGAAGTGAATGAAGGAACTATATATCCTTTACTTAGACGTTTGACTAAAGAAGGGTATTTTGAGACATATATATTAGAATCAAATGAAGGGCCAGCTAGAAAGTATTATAAGATAACGGGGTTAGGTAAAGAAAATTTAATAAGTCTTATAAAAGAATGGAAAAACTTTACCAACGCAGTAGATTATCTTATTAATTTAGATTAA
- a CDS encoding M42 family metallopeptidase produces the protein MEYKSELVKKYLTEVLNIPSPSGYTQNIMEYITGVLKTLNVDYKVTNKGAVVATIKGDDDEYQKTLSCHVDTLGAMVKEVKANGRLALTQVGGYMMTSVEGECCKIHTRGGTVYEGTIQTIKPSVHIHSDCRELPRVPANYEVVIDEQVCSKEDTQELGIEVGDFISFDPRVKITDSGFVKSRHLDDKASVAAALYVIEYLKLVGIKPKHTVNFFFSNYEEVGHGSSAAVPEKTKEFIAIDMGCPGEGQNSTEYDVCICAKDSGGPYDYELTNRLIQIAKDNNIGYKVDTYPNYGSDAGAMLKAGYDVKTALIGAGIFASHGYERTNLESIIETIKLVTEYVK, from the coding sequence ATGGAATATAAATCTGAGTTAGTAAAAAAATATTTAACGGAAGTGTTAAATATACCAAGTCCATCTGGTTATACTCAAAATATAATGGAGTATATAACAGGAGTTTTAAAAACTTTAAATGTTGATTATAAAGTAACAAATAAGGGTGCTGTAGTTGCTACAATAAAAGGCGATGACGATGAATATCAAAAGACTTTATCTTGCCATGTAGATACATTAGGGGCAATGGTAAAAGAAGTTAAAGCAAATGGAAGATTGGCGTTAACTCAAGTTGGTGGATATATGATGACTTCAGTTGAGGGTGAATGTTGTAAAATACATACAAGAGGTGGAACGGTTTATGAAGGTACTATTCAAACTATAAAACCATCTGTGCATATACACTCTGACTGTAGAGAACTTCCAAGAGTTCCTGCTAACTATGAAGTTGTTATAGATGAGCAAGTTTGTTCTAAAGAAGATACTCAAGAGCTAGGAATAGAAGTAGGAGATTTTATATCTTTTGATCCTAGAGTTAAAATAACTGATTCTGGATTTGTAAAATCTAGACATCTAGACGATAAAGCTTCAGTTGCAGCAGCTTTATATGTTATAGAGTATCTAAAGCTTGTTGGAATAAAACCAAAACATACTGTAAACTTTTTCTTCAGTAATTATGAAGAGGTTGGACATGGATCATCAGCAGCTGTACCAGAAAAAACTAAAGAATTTATAGCTATAGATATGGGATGCCCAGGAGAAGGCCAAAACTCAACTGAGTACGATGTATGTATATGTGCAAAAGATTCAGGTGGACCATATGATTATGAATTAACAAACAGACTTATCCAAATTGCTAAAGATAATAATATAGGATATAAAGTTGATACTTATCCTAATTACGGATCAGATGCAGGAGCTATGTTAAAAGCTGGATATGATGTTAAAACAGCTTTAATAGGTGCTGGAATATTTGCATCTCATGGATATGAAAGAACTAACTTAGAGTCTATTATAGAAACTATAAAATTAGTAACAGAATACGTTAAATAA
- a CDS encoding YjiH family protein — MEGIDTKEKSNEYKNFELMDSFRIVIYSICGIFIFFLPINLKGSTNTIIYHLYFFIQSRYIELIKLYLFIMVSIGSVLPIIKHKEKEYDALSNIIKCIKPISILFILIIFSKIEFRAYNNSSLLFMRDFLFKSVIILSISSFFLPLITEYGLLEIFEAYFQKYTKKAFKLSGKCVLNILVYLFVDIFSGMFMTSHLYKKGKLRQSEACIMISCFSFTSILNCYYLADELSLKSVAFTIFMVINLSLVVNFLMCRIWPLKVKKKSYLYKSSYKECSFKKDKFKNAIRRHVSTKKNDSLIFYMFENFKESFNIIMTILPNLVIIIFVGEFLINNTGLIDTIGEITYPIIEMFNLPSKVQINEALCLGMFNGGRYIELINNDIKDISGLIIFIISIVQTISISTNMVYVDSTDIPIKKMELLVIGIEKILISLTIIYLFYYLIIGNL; from the coding sequence ATGGAAGGAATTGATACAAAAGAAAAAAGCAATGAATATAAAAATTTTGAATTAATGGATTCGTTTAGAATAGTAATATATTCAATTTGTGGTATTTTTATATTTTTTTTGCCGATAAATTTAAAAGGTTCTACAAATACAATTATATATCATTTATACTTTTTTATTCAATCTAGGTATATAGAATTAATTAAGTTGTATTTATTTATAATGGTATCTATAGGATCTGTATTACCTATAATTAAACACAAAGAAAAGGAATATGATGCACTTAGTAATATAATAAAGTGCATAAAACCTATAAGTATATTATTCATACTTATAATTTTTTCTAAAATTGAATTTAGGGCATATAATAATAGCAGTTTACTATTTATGAGAGATTTTTTGTTTAAATCAGTGATTATTCTATCAATAAGTTCTTTCTTTTTACCTCTTATAACAGAGTATGGTCTATTAGAAATTTTTGAAGCATATTTTCAAAAATACACTAAAAAAGCTTTTAAACTAAGTGGAAAATGTGTATTAAATATATTAGTGTATTTATTTGTAGATATATTTAGTGGGATGTTTATGACTAGCCATCTATATAAAAAAGGAAAACTTAGACAAAGTGAAGCGTGCATAATGATTTCTTGTTTTTCTTTTACTAGCATTTTAAATTGTTACTATTTAGCAGATGAATTAAGCTTAAAGTCTGTAGCATTTACTATTTTTATGGTTATAAATTTATCCTTAGTTGTTAACTTTTTAATGTGTAGGATATGGCCTTTAAAAGTTAAGAAAAAATCTTATTTATACAAAAGTTCTTACAAAGAATGTAGTTTTAAAAAGGATAAGTTTAAAAATGCAATAAGGAGACATGTATCTACTAAAAAAAATGATTCTTTAATATTTTACATGTTTGAAAATTTTAAAGAATCATTTAATATAATTATGACAATATTACCCAATTTAGTTATAATTATATTTGTAGGAGAGTTTTTAATAAATAATACAGGATTGATTGACACTATAGGTGAAATTACTTATCCAATTATAGAAATGTTTAATTTGCCATCAAAAGTTCAAATAAACGAAGCTTTATGTTTAGGCATGTTTAATGGAGGAAGGTATATAGAACTTATAAATAATGATATAAAAGATATATCTGGTCTTATAATATTTATAATATCTATAGTGCAAACGATATCAATTAGTACTAATATGGTATATGTAGATAGTACTGATATTCCAATTAAAAAAATGGAACTTTTAGTAATTGGAATAGAAAAAATATTAATATCTCTGACAATAATTTATTTATTTTACTATTTAATTATAGGAAACTTATAA
- a CDS encoding MGDG synthase family glycosyltransferase: MNNTKKTILILTAQFGAGHISAANAIKEYILEEQPSYKVVIQNFISASVPKMNKPLVKLYEANTKYTPGLYNYYYYLKKSFDSRHDIAYKMYTPKLSQYIMETNPDLIISTFPMACTCVDYFKTKNPEFNVPTITVVTDVVDSLEWIYPTTNMYFVASHEIKNRYVQKGINPNIVKVTGVPVKKEFEHNSEQNSSQKHKLLIVGGGRGLFDMEDDFFYYIDDLLDLNGDALEVTIVCGKNQKLYDKLTEKKPLKNINVLGFVTNMPCLLKEHTLLITKPGGATLFEAIKSEIPVVVMLPKVGQEIENARFIIDKGIGIVYNDEDDLKNLLDALVDKRLNDRINFMLDNIINFKNSIDYNKIASFVTQLIGTL, from the coding sequence TTGAATAACACCAAAAAAACAATATTGATTCTTACCGCTCAATTTGGAGCCGGACATATAAGTGCAGCTAATGCTATTAAAGAATACATACTTGAAGAACAGCCTTCATATAAAGTTGTTATACAAAACTTTATAAGTGCAAGTGTTCCAAAAATGAATAAGCCACTTGTTAAACTTTATGAAGCTAATACAAAATATACTCCTGGACTATACAATTATTATTACTATTTAAAAAAATCATTTGACTCTAGACATGATATAGCTTATAAAATGTATACTCCAAAATTATCACAGTATATAATGGAAACTAATCCAGATCTTATAATTTCAACGTTTCCTATGGCTTGCACTTGTGTTGATTATTTTAAAACTAAAAATCCTGAGTTTAATGTTCCAACTATTACAGTAGTTACTGACGTTGTCGATAGTCTTGAATGGATTTATCCAACTACTAATATGTATTTTGTAGCTTCTCATGAGATAAAAAATAGATACGTTCAAAAAGGCATAAATCCTAATATAGTTAAAGTAACTGGGGTTCCTGTAAAAAAAGAATTTGAGCATAACTCAGAACAAAATTCATCTCAAAAACATAAGCTACTTATAGTTGGTGGTGGTAGAGGTTTATTTGATATGGAAGATGATTTTTTTTACTACATAGATGATTTATTAGACTTAAATGGAGATGCATTAGAAGTCACTATAGTGTGTGGTAAAAATCAAAAACTTTACGATAAATTAACTGAAAAAAAACCTCTTAAAAACATTAATGTTTTAGGATTCGTAACAAATATGCCATGTCTATTGAAAGAACATACATTATTGATAACAAAACCTGGTGGTGCAACTTTATTTGAAGCTATAAAAAGTGAAATTCCAGTAGTTGTGATGCTTCCTAAAGTTGGACAAGAGATAGAAAATGCCCGATTTATAATAGATAAAGGTATCGGCATTGTATATAACGATGAGGATGACTTAAAAAACTTATTAGATGCTTTAGTTGATAAAAGATTAAACGATCGAATAAACTTCATGTTAGACAATATAATTAATTTTAAAAATTCTATAGATTATAATAAAATTGCATCTTTTGTTACACAATTAATAGGGACTTTATAA
- a CDS encoding cation:proton antiporter, producing the protein MENTMEAIATNNLLFIFSVVVVTGIVLGKLSEILKLPDVILYLIAGIIIGPAVLNIISIEAFPIENNLILTFGSAFILYEGGREINLKVLNKVKISVGLLSTLGVVISTVVVGLATSKIFPVSIMTALLIGAVIASTDPAALIPVFKQVAIKDKIKQTVVSESAFNDAVGAILVSTLLAVITSGSFSLGESAKELLISVVVGLAVGVVIGLLFSLLVSDKKWGVFHSYAPIISVLKVALAYEIATKLHGSGYMAVFIAGLIAGNRKLFGLWVPDIDFHAEHCFRESVGALCRMAIFIVLGTHVDLSALAQYWLPSLLVVLVLMFVARPLVVLICTLFDRQAKWNFKDKLFMMWVRETGVIPAALSGIIVSMQLPGYQIISSVVFMTILITLIVQASTTKILAKKLGLLEDDKNENSKTEKVA; encoded by the coding sequence ATGGAAAATACAATGGAGGCAATTGCTACCAACAATCTATTGTTTATATTTTCAGTAGTAGTAGTAACAGGTATAGTATTAGGTAAATTAAGTGAAATACTAAAATTACCCGATGTAATTTTATATTTAATAGCAGGAATAATAATAGGACCAGCTGTTTTAAATATAATAAGTATAGAAGCTTTTCCAATAGAAAATAATCTTATACTGACTTTCGGATCGGCATTTATATTATATGAAGGCGGTAGAGAGATAAATTTAAAAGTTTTAAATAAAGTTAAAATTAGTGTAGGTTTACTTTCAACTTTAGGAGTTGTAATATCTACGGTTGTAGTTGGATTAGCAACTAGTAAGATTTTCCCAGTATCAATTATGACGGCTTTACTTATAGGTGCAGTAATAGCATCTACAGACCCAGCAGCACTTATACCAGTATTTAAGCAAGTTGCAATAAAAGATAAAATTAAGCAAACAGTAGTAAGTGAATCAGCATTTAATGATGCAGTAGGAGCAATACTAGTAAGTACTTTATTAGCAGTTATAACATCAGGATCATTTTCACTTGGTGAAAGTGCAAAGGAATTATTAATTTCAGTAGTAGTAGGGTTAGCAGTTGGAGTTGTTATAGGTTTATTATTTTCACTTTTAGTGTCAGACAAAAAATGGGGTGTATTCCACTCATATGCACCAATAATTTCTGTTTTAAAGGTTGCATTAGCTTATGAAATAGCTACTAAGTTACATGGAAGTGGATATATGGCTGTATTTATAGCAGGACTTATAGCAGGAAATAGAAAATTATTCGGACTATGGGTACCAGATATTGATTTTCATGCAGAACATTGCTTTAGAGAGAGTGTAGGAGCATTATGTAGAATGGCTATATTTATAGTCTTAGGAACTCATGTAGATTTATCTGCACTAGCACAATACTGGTTACCTTCATTATTAGTAGTTTTAGTTTTAATGTTTGTAGCAAGACCATTAGTAGTTTTAATATGTACATTATTTGATAGACAAGCTAAATGGAATTTTAAAGATAAGTTATTTATGATGTGGGTAAGAGAAACAGGGGTTATACCAGCGGCTCTATCAGGAATAATTGTATCTATGCAACTTCCAGGTTATCAAATAATTTCATCAGTTGTATTTATGACGATTTTAATAACATTAATAGTACAAGCTAGTACTACAAAGATATTAGCTAAAAAATTAGGTTTATTAGAAGATGATAAAAATGAAAATTCAAAAACTGAAAAAGTAGCATAA
- a CDS encoding M23 family metallopeptidase produces MIKSFKILMAVGLITTMSTLNIYGAETENSSGEQIVKDIYNLKIEQRNINEKISDIDKSIEEKKLIQKESSDVEVVQLNFVDDEKSLKDNEDLLKNSVESEIKALEASKLPLNDQVKNLENQENNLKNEMNGKVNYGSWPVPGFTELSSPFGYRIHPITKERKLHKGVDIPADYGTEVLATDYGVVSFSGIQNGYGNVVAIKHFDGKTSIYGHNSQNIVNEGDLVYKGQPIAKVGSTGRSTGNHVHFEVTINGELKNPLDITSR; encoded by the coding sequence ATGATTAAGAGTTTTAAAATATTAATGGCTGTAGGTTTAATAACGACTATGAGTACACTTAATATATATGGAGCAGAAACTGAAAATTCATCAGGTGAACAAATTGTAAAAGATATATACAACTTAAAAATTGAACAAAGAAATATCAATGAAAAAATTTCAGATATAGATAAATCTATAGAAGAAAAAAAGTTAATTCAAAAAGAATCTAGTGATGTGGAAGTTGTTCAATTAAACTTTGTTGATGATGAAAAGAGCTTAAAAGACAATGAAGATTTATTGAAAAATTCTGTAGAGTCAGAAATAAAAGCTTTAGAGGCGTCGAAATTACCTTTAAATGATCAAGTTAAAAATTTAGAAAACCAAGAAAATAATTTAAAAAATGAAATGAATGGAAAAGTAAATTATGGATCTTGGCCTGTTCCAGGATTTACAGAGTTGAGTTCTCCTTTTGGCTATAGAATTCATCCTATAACTAAAGAAAGAAAACTTCATAAGGGTGTAGATATACCTGCTGATTATGGAACTGAAGTATTAGCTACTGACTATGGGGTTGTAAGTTTTTCAGGTATTCAAAATGGATATGGAAATGTAGTGGCTATAAAACATTTTGATGGAAAAACTTCTATATATGGACATAATAGTCAAAATATAGTCAACGAGGGTGATTTAGTATATAAAGGTCAACCTATTGCTAAGGTAGGTTCAACAGGACGATCAACAGGTAATCATGTTCATTTTGAAGTAACGATAAATGGAGAGTTAAAAAATCCTTTAGATATAACTTCTAGATAA
- a CDS encoding type I glutamate--ammonia ligase: MQSLLYVIEKHSHNEKDLKELLSQHENIKFVSLMGVDLGGNAIDEKIPIELFLDDITGFLNSGIQTDGSSVELYNIATLNNAKVDLMPDNDAIWYIDYNMENMCNKCNLPIGTLKIPAFLLHEGKRVCSRGILKKSEEYTKEVIMNIISQQPHMLEGLGISSVDEIESINLTAATELEFWVNTPEDKADIEALHVSQSLKEQYWKRTKGIIRTCLENSLIILQNLGVEPEMGHKEVGGITSSISIDGKTNHAMEQLEIDWKYSTPLQCADNELLAREVIEDVFCRSGLEVTFKAKPLDSVAGSGEHTHFGISAKLKNGKIVNLFSPEDMKNDYTTKFGYGALMGILRNYEVLNPFVTSSNDGFNRLVPGFEAPVCIVTSVGHSYEVPSRNRSILVGLIRDLNSPLSTRFELRSPNPLSNTYLVIAGAYQTIIHGIKAVAESKLGTKELEKELSKDIGENSFYLEKNRAYRDENDVFEDYEEEERNQRFSTPPATVYENMKNLETQSYKLESLTQGNVFSDKIIDSFKVGAIDKWKKELKNRIIQDNIDIIRSLKKLHINDDMDVLDEVLWEEINYIKHCLMKDTMNKKSLFTRIKDSIEIKDYETASNLQIEMKKKMKEVQQKYIQYQKNIF, from the coding sequence ATGCAATCTTTATTATATGTTATTGAAAAACATAGTCACAATGAAAAAGATTTAAAGGAACTATTGTCTCAACATGAAAATATAAAATTTGTATCTCTGATGGGAGTTGATCTAGGTGGAAATGCTATAGATGAAAAAATACCTATAGAACTTTTTCTAGATGATATTACAGGATTTTTAAATTCAGGGATACAAACTGATGGTTCTAGTGTTGAATTATACAATATAGCAACATTAAACAATGCAAAAGTTGATTTAATGCCAGATAATGATGCTATTTGGTATATAGATTATAATATGGAAAATATGTGTAATAAGTGCAACTTACCGATAGGAACTTTAAAAATACCAGCATTTTTATTACATGAAGGAAAAAGAGTTTGCTCTAGAGGGATTTTAAAAAAGTCAGAAGAATACACAAAAGAAGTTATAATGAACATAATATCACAACAACCACACATGCTTGAAGGTCTAGGAATAAGTAGCGTAGATGAAATAGAAAGTATAAATCTAACTGCTGCAACAGAACTAGAATTTTGGGTAAACACACCGGAAGATAAAGCTGATATAGAAGCTCTTCATGTATCTCAAAGTTTAAAAGAACAGTATTGGAAAAGAACAAAAGGAATTATAAGAACTTGTCTAGAAAATAGTCTAATAATACTTCAAAATTTAGGGGTAGAACCAGAAATGGGTCATAAAGAGGTTGGAGGAATAACAAGCTCTATTAGTATAGATGGAAAAACTAACCATGCAATGGAACAATTAGAAATAGACTGGAAATATTCAACACCACTTCAATGCGCGGATAATGAATTATTGGCTAGAGAAGTTATAGAAGACGTTTTTTGTAGAAGTGGTTTAGAAGTAACTTTCAAAGCTAAGCCTTTAGATAGTGTTGCAGGAAGTGGAGAACACACTCACTTTGGAATTAGTGCAAAGCTTAAAAATGGAAAGATAGTCAATTTATTTTCACCAGAAGATATGAAAAATGATTATACTACAAAGTTTGGATATGGAGCTTTAATGGGAATACTTAGAAACTATGAAGTACTAAACCCATTTGTTACTTCGTCTAATGATGGATTCAATAGATTAGTTCCAGGTTTTGAAGCCCCTGTTTGTATAGTTACATCAGTAGGTCACTCTTATGAAGTTCCATCAAGAAATAGATCTATATTAGTTGGACTTATAAGAGATCTTAATAGTCCTTTATCTACAAGATTTGAGCTTAGATCTCCAAATCCATTATCTAATACTTATTTAGTTATAGCTGGAGCATACCAAACTATAATTCATGGAATAAAGGCTGTTGCTGAGAGTAAATTAGGTACAAAGGAATTAGAGAAGGAACTATCAAAAGATATAGGCGAAAATAGTTTTTATCTAGAAAAAAATAGAGCTTATAGAGACGAAAATGATGTATTTGAAGATTATGAAGAAGAAGAAAGAAATCAAAGATTTTCAACTCCTCCAGCTACTGTATATGAGAATATGAAAAACTTAGAAACTCAAAGCTATAAATTAGAATCATTAACTCAAGGAAATGTATTTTCAGATAAAATAATAGACTCATTTAAAGTAGGGGCTATAGACAAATGGAAAAAAGAGCTTAAAAATAGAATTATACAAGATAATATAGATATAATAAGAAGTTTAAAAAAATTACACATAAATGATGATATGGACGTTTTAGATGAAGTATTATGGGAAGAGATAAACTATATAAAACATTGTTTAATGAAAGATACAATGAATAAAAAATCTTTATTTACAAGAATAAAAGATTCTATAGAAATTAAAGATTATGAAACAGCATCGAATCTTCAAATAGAAATGAAAAAGAAAATGAAAGAAGTTCAACAAAAATATATTCAATATCAAAAAAACATATTTTAA
- a CDS encoding 3'-5' exonuclease: MEYIVFDLEFNQGFDKENNKTFSNEQCPFEIIQIGAIKLDANFNIIDKFSSFVKPNIYKTIHPFVGKMTHITLDKVKDAPSFSNVYKEFRKFISSKSSIMCVWGSGDLKELYRNINYYSLTSKGLPQLYINVQQYASSYFNNPTGQSIGLQNAIQILQLEQDKAYHDALNDAYYTALVLKNIYDENIVADTYVYTPVKSNRTRSKSVKKKVNYLALFEEFKKILGRDLTSDDKKLIDLAYKMGKTNQFLIDDIPAPTPKASPKSSKKKSKHGFKYKKRR, from the coding sequence ATGGAATATATAGTTTTCGATTTAGAATTTAATCAGGGGTTTGATAAAGAAAATAACAAAACATTTTCTAATGAACAATGCCCTTTTGAAATAATACAAATAGGAGCTATAAAACTTGATGCTAATTTTAATATAATCGACAAATTTAGTAGTTTTGTAAAACCCAATATATATAAAACCATCCATCCATTCGTTGGAAAAATGACTCATATAACATTGGACAAAGTAAAAGATGCACCTTCTTTTTCAAACGTATATAAGGAATTTAGAAAGTTTATTTCTAGCAAGTCTAGTATAATGTGCGTTTGGGGTTCTGGAGATTTAAAGGAGTTATACAGAAATATAAATTATTACTCACTTACTTCAAAAGGATTGCCCCAGTTATATATAAACGTTCAGCAGTATGCATCATCTTACTTTAATAATCCAACTGGCCAAAGTATCGGCCTTCAAAATGCTATACAAATTTTGCAACTTGAACAAGACAAAGCATACCACGATGCTTTAAACGACGCTTACTATACAGCTTTAGTTTTAAAAAATATCTACGATGAAAATATAGTTGCAGATACTTATGTATATACACCTGTTAAATCCAATAGAACTAGATCTAAATCAGTTAAAAAGAAAGTTAACTACCTTGCTTTATTTGAAGAATTTAAAAAGATACTAGGAAGAGATTTAACTTCAGATGATAAGAAACTTATAGATTTAGCTTATAAGATGGGGAAAACTAATCAGTTTTTAATAGATGATATACCAGCTCCAACACCTAAAGCTTCACCTAAATCTAGTAAGAAAAAATCAAAACATGGTTTTAAGTATAAAAAAAGAAGATAA